One genomic window of Mustela nigripes isolate SB6536 chromosome 15, MUSNIG.SB6536, whole genome shotgun sequence includes the following:
- the GPR12 gene encoding G-protein coupled receptor 12, translated as MNEDLKVNLSGLPRDYLDAGASENVSAAVSSQVPVVEPEPELVVNPWDIVLCTSGTLISCENAIVVLIIFHNPSLRAPMFLLIGSLALADLLAGIGLIINFVFAYLLQSEATKLVTIGLIVASFSASVCSLLAITVDRYLSLYYALTYHSERTVTFTYVMLIMLWGTSICLGLLPVMGWNCLRDESTCSVVRPLTKNNAAILSVSFLFMFALMLQLYIQICKIVMRHAHQIALQHHFLATSHYVTTRKGVSTLAIILGTFAACWMPFTLYSLIADYTYPSIYTYATLLPATYNSIINPVIYAFRNQEIQKALCLICCGCIPSSLSQRARSPSDV; from the coding sequence ATGAATGAAGACCTGAAGGTCAATTTAAGCGGGCTGCCTCGGGATTATTTAGATGCTGGCGCTTCGGAGAACGTCTCGGCGGCCGTCTCCTCCCAGGTTCCTGTTGTAGAGCCGGAGCCAGAGCTCGTTGTCAACCCCTGGGACATTGTCTTGTGTACCTCAGGAACCCTCATCTCCTGTGAAAATGCCATTGTGGTCCTTATCATCTTCCATAACCCCAGCCTGCGAGCACCGATGTTCCTGCTGATAGGCAGCCTGGCTCTTGCAGACTTGCTGGCCGGCATCGGACTCATCATCAATTTTGTTTTTGCCTACCTGCTTCAGTCAGAAGCCACCAAGCTGGTCACAATCGGACTCATTGtcgcctctttctctgcctctgtctgcagctTGCTGGCTATCACTGTTGACCGCTACCTCTCCCTGTATTACGCTCTGACATACCACTCGGAGAGGACGGTCACATTCACCTATGTCATGCTCATTATGCTCTGGGGGACCTCCATCTGCCTGGGACTGCTGCCTGTCATGGGCTGGAACTGCCTCAGAGACGAGTCCACCTGCAGCGTGGTCAGACCTCTCACCAAGAACAACGCGGCCATCCTCTCCGTCTCCTTCCTCTTCATGTTTGCGCTCATGCTTCAGCTCTACATCCAAATCTGCAAGATTGTGATGAGGCACGCCCACCAGATAGCCCTGCAGCATCACTTCCTGGCCACGTCCCACTATGTGACCACCCGGAAGGGGGTCTCCACCCTGGCCATCATTCTGGGGACCTTTGCTGCTTGCTGGATGCCTTTCACCCTCTATTCCTTGATAGCTGATTACACCTACCCCTCCATCTACACCTACGCCACCCTCCTGCCCGCCACCTACAACTCCATCATCAACCCTGTCATATACGCTTTCAGAAACCAAGAGATCCAGAAAGCCCTCTGTCTTATTTGCTGCGGCTGCATCCCCTCTAGCCTCTCACAGAGAGCACGGTCACCCAGCGATGTGTAG